The Pseudooceanicola aestuarii genomic sequence GTCAGCGTGATCCGCCCGGCCATCCGCCGCACCGCGCCCGCCGCGATCAGCGACCGCAGGAACCCCTCCGCGTCGGCATGAGGGTCGGAGACGAAGATGACCGGCCGCCGGGGCCAGTGCCAGCCACCATGCCGGCGGGCGCGTTCAAGACAGGCCTCGATCTGCGGCTGGCCGGTGGCGCCGGGCCAGGGAGCGACTTCGCGCGGCAGGTCGAACCTGCGGGCATCCCCCGCCGAGATCGGCGGCATCAGCTGGCCAACAGGAATATCGTGCAGGATCTGGGTCATCGGGGCCTCGATCGACAATGCCCGGATCAGTCGATTGGTTCCTCTTTCGGGGCCCTGACTTTCCACTGACCCGCCAAGTGCCGCCAGCTACCATGCGGCTGGTAACAGAACAGTAACGGTTCTGCGTGATACATGGAGAGCGCGGCGATTCTTTCCGGGGCCAGCAAGCCCAGGTGGCAGCAGGCATGGCGAAAGGCGGCACCGTGCCCAACATGCACCACCACCCGGCCCGATTGCAACGTGGCCTGAAGGTGGGCGGCGACGCGGGCGCCCGCCTCTGCCAGGCTTTCGGCACCCTCCAGCGGCAGACGGTAGTCGCGGTCGGATTTCCAGCCCGGTGGCGGGGCGGGATGGCGCGGATCGGCGGCCAGCACCGCCTCGATCTCCGCGACGGTCAGGTTGGCGGCCGATCCCAGCCCCCGCTCTGCCAGGGCAGAGGTCTGGCGCAGCGTCCGCACCTGGGCACCCAGCCGCAGGCGCACAGCTTCCGCCGTTTGCCAGGCCCGCAGCTGGCAGGAGGAATGGATCACGGGCGCCGGAACAAGCCCCCGCGCGGCCAGCATCGCGGCCAGCCGATCCGCCCCGGCACGAGCCTGCGCAAGGCCCTCCTCCGTCAGGGGAAACGGCTGGCGGGCAGACGGCGCATCGGCCCGCTGCCGGTAGGCGCCGTGCCGCAGAAAGGCGACATAGGCCGGCCCCGCACCCGCGCCCGGCTGCGCGGGCTGGATCTGCATCGCCACGCGCCGGCCCGGTCCGGTCCCTGCCCCGCTGTCAGCCATCGGCCAACTGCCCGGCGAACAGGGCCCGGCCGCGCGCCGCCAGCGCGTCGAAATCGACCCGGCCCGCGACCTCGCGCAGGGTCACACCGCGCAGCGCCGCCAGGTAGGGCGCCGGATCCGGGCGCGTGCCATCGGGTTCGAACCGCCCGTCAGGCGCCTGATGGAAGGGGCCGGGGCTTTTCATGATCGCGCCCAGCAGATCGGGACGCTCGGCCAGGGTGACGGTGGCCAGGCGCATCGGCGCGGCGGCGGCGCGCGACCAGTTCAGCACCCAGAACTCCGTCAGCGGCGCGGCATATTGCACCCGGCCCGGCCCGTAGGTCTTGCTGATCATAAGGTCGTGCTTGTCCTCCAGATCCCACAGGTCGGCAGGCGGCAGGGCCGCCAGCTCAGCCCGACGGGAGGCGGTCAGCAGATCGTGCAGGCGCGGGTTGCCCAGGATGGTGCCGGGGTTGATGCGCGGATGCTTGGGGATGCCCAGCGCCTGCCCGTTCTTCAGCAGCACACGGTCGTTGGAGACAAAGCGCGTGCCCGCGATATCCATCATCCGCAGGGCGGAGGTCGATTTCCCCCCCCCCGACAGGCCGGAGATCGCCAGCCCCTGGTCGCCATGGGTCACCGCCGCCGCATGGGCCAGTTGCCAGCCGGCGCGCATCCGGTCGCTCAGCACCTGCGTGTTGATGAAGTTGATCACCGTGCTGACGCTGTCGGTCAGCGGGCCAAGGGCAACCGCCACGCCCGGCGCCTGGACGAAGGTCACGCCGCTGCGAACCTTGCGCACCAACCGGCCGTCCTCCAGATCGCAGACCGCATCCTTGCGGCCGGTCTTGCCTTCCTCCCGGGCCCAGTCGGTCCAGCGGGGGGCGGGGGACAGGGCCTGATCCGGCAACAGATGCACGGAAATGGCGCCGGGCTTATCGCTCATCGCCTCGGCGAAATAGGCGGTCAGGGTCGCGCGCAGCGGGCCGGGGCACAGCACGGTGATCCCCACCGGCCCGATCGCCAGATGAAACGGCACCGCCTGCCGCGCAGGGGCCAGGTCCAGCCGGTCAAGGATTTCGGCGACCCTCATCCCCGGATCTCCCGCAGGACATGATCGGCCACCAGCGCGGCGGCGTCGATGCCGCAGCCCTGCTGCGCGCCGGAATAGCCGCCAAAGGCCGAAACCTCGAACACGATGGGGCCGTCCGGGGTCAGGGCGATGTCCACCGTGGTAAAGGTCAGCCCGAAGGGCGCCTGCGCCCGGCGCCCCAGCGCGATCAGCTCGGGGGTGGGCTCGAAGGGCGCATATTTGCCGCCGGAATGGATCGTGGTGTTCCAGCTGTCGCCCTGGCTGACCCGCGCATAGGTGCAGATATAGTCGCCGCCCAGAAAGACCATTCCCAGGTCGGCGCCCGACAGATCGGCCTTTTTCTGGATATACATCACCGGGTTGTCGGCACTGAACGCGGCGATCCGCGCCTCGGCGTCCGGGGCATCGTGGTCCAGCAGCATCATGCCCCGCGCCTTGGTGGAGAACAGCGGCTTGAACACCGCCGCGCCGTATCGGTCCAGTGCAGCGCGGGCGGCCTGCCGGTCTTCGGTGATCACGGTGGGCGGCATCGGAATATCGGCGCCGCGCAGGGTCACCGTGCAGGCCAGCCGATCCATCAGCCGCAGCACGTTGACCGCCGGGCTGAAGATCCGCACGCCACGGGCCTCCGCAACGCGCAACATTTCCAGCCGGTCCAGCGCATCGGGGCTGTATTCCTCCGCCACCTTCTTGAGGATCAGGGCATCCATCGCACCCAGATCGACACCGTCGCAGACCAGCGTGCCGGCCTCCAGGTCCAGAACCGCGCGGGACATGTCGATCACCTGACGACAGCCGGTACGGGCCGCCACCGCATCGGCCAGTGCCTCGGTCGACCATTTTCCGGGGGTTCCGATGACCCCGACCTTTTCAGTCACTGAACAGCATCCTTATGGGAAGTTTGAATCGCGCCTCCTTGCCCGGCGGCACCGCAAGGGCCTTTTCCAGGATATAGCGCGCGCGCAGCATCATGCGGCCCGCGTGATCGCGGTCCAGCACAAAGCGGGTTGAGCTGGCAAAGGACCGCGCCAGCCCCAGGGCCAGCCGGTATTCGAAACCGGGATCCTTCTGCCGCCGGGCGAATTTGGCCGCCACCTGGTGCATGTCGGTCACGACCCCGGCGATCCGCACCCGCGTGGCGGCATCGACCACCTGCAAGCGATAGTTCGACACCATGAAGACCGACACGTCCTGCACGTAATCCATGTAGCGGGAGCGGTGCAGATCGATGAACCGGATCTTCCCCGCCGCCGGATCGTAGATCACGTTGTCCAG encodes the following:
- a CDS encoding histidine phosphatase family protein, which produces MADSGAGTGPGRRVAMQIQPAQPGAGAGPAYVAFLRHGAYRQRADAPSARQPFPLTEEGLAQARAGADRLAAMLAARGLVPAPVIHSSCQLRAWQTAEAVRLRLGAQVRTLRQTSALAERGLGSAANLTVAEIEAVLAADPRHPAPPPGWKSDRDYRLPLEGAESLAEAGARVAAHLQATLQSGRVVVHVGHGAAFRHACCHLGLLAPERIAALSMYHAEPLLFCYQPHGSWRHLAGQWKVRAPKEEPID
- a CDS encoding HprK-related kinase B is translated as MRVAEILDRLDLAPARQAVPFHLAIGPVGITVLCPGPLRATLTAYFAEAMSDKPGAISVHLLPDQALSPAPRWTDWAREEGKTGRKDAVCDLEDGRLVRKVRSGVTFVQAPGVAVALGPLTDSVSTVINFINTQVLSDRMRAGWQLAHAAAVTHGDQGLAISGLSGGGKSTSALRMMDIAGTRFVSNDRVLLKNGQALGIPKHPRINPGTILGNPRLHDLLTASRRAELAALPPADLWDLEDKHDLMISKTYGPGRVQYAAPLTEFWVLNWSRAAAAPMRLATVTLAERPDLLGAIMKSPGPFHQAPDGRFEPDGTRPDPAPYLAALRGVTLREVAGRVDFDALAARGRALFAGQLADG
- a CDS encoding GAK system ATP-grasp enzyme — protein: MTEKVGVIGTPGKWSTEALADAVAARTGCRQVIDMSRAVLDLEAGTLVCDGVDLGAMDALILKKVAEEYSPDALDRLEMLRVAEARGVRIFSPAVNVLRLMDRLACTVTLRGADIPMPPTVITEDRQAARAALDRYGAAVFKPLFSTKARGMMLLDHDAPDAEARIAAFSADNPVMYIQKKADLSGADLGMVFLGGDYICTYARVSQGDSWNTTIHSGGKYAPFEPTPELIALGRRAQAPFGLTFTTVDIALTPDGPIVFEVSAFGGYSGAQQGCGIDAAALVADHVLREIRG